In Herbinix luporum, a single window of DNA contains:
- a CDS encoding single-stranded DNA-binding protein — translation MNKVILIGRLTRDPMVRYSQGENQMAVARFTLAVDRRFKRANDTQDADFIGCVCFGKQAEFVEKYFRQGMKMGAVGRIQTGSYTNNEGQKIYTTDVVVEEIEFVESKANNPDASANNYQRDFRPEPSSAMGDGFMNIPDGIDEELPFN, via the coding sequence TTGAATAAAGTAATTTTAATCGGACGTTTAACAAGGGATCCCATGGTGAGATATTCACAGGGGGAAAATCAAATGGCAGTTGCCAGATTCACATTAGCAGTAGACCGTAGGTTTAAGAGAGCTAATGATACCCAGGATGCAGACTTTATAGGCTGTGTTTGCTTTGGTAAACAAGCTGAGTTTGTAGAAAAATATTTTAGACAGGGTATGAAGATGGGAGCTGTAGGACGAATTCAAACCGGTAGTTATACTAATAATGAAGGACAAAAAATCTACACTACAGATGTGGTTGTAGAAGAAATTGAGTTTGTTGAAAGCAAAGCAAACAACCCGGATGCGTCCGCTAATAATTATCAAAGGGATTTCAGACCTGAACCTAGCTCAGCTATGGGAGATGGTTTTATGAATATTCCTGATGGTATTGATGAAGAATTACCTTTTAATTAA
- a CDS encoding STM3941 family protein, whose protein sequence is MGDIIIEETNHRAFAMTMASFFMLAASTAICIYGFMKENKFYKIVGLLVAIIFLIGFLAAIIQATKTKILFIITMDGIIDCPSIGGYGFISYKDIKEFEIIHLHGLETIAVILKNRDEFISKLPQNKKRLAKRNLSLNQPAIILHTDLAKDMVPEDILSLLQKRLKDYKRLYE, encoded by the coding sequence ATGGGAGATATTATTATTGAAGAGACCAATCATAGAGCTTTTGCTATGACAATGGCTAGTTTCTTCATGCTTGCGGCCTCAACAGCTATTTGTATTTATGGTTTTATGAAGGAAAATAAGTTTTATAAAATTGTAGGCTTGCTGGTAGCTATAATATTTCTTATTGGATTTTTAGCTGCTATTATACAAGCAACAAAAACTAAAATATTATTTATTATAACTATGGATGGAATAATAGACTGTCCTTCCATAGGAGGATATGGTTTCATATCCTATAAAGACATTAAAGAATTTGAGATTATACATCTCCATGGCCTTGAAACCATTGCAGTTATCTTAAAAAATCGAGATGAATTTATATCCAAATTGCCTCAGAATAAAAAGAGACTGGCTAAGAGAAATTTAAGTCTAAACCAGCCTGCCATAATATTACATACAGATTTAGCAAAGGATATGGTTCCGGAAGATATTCTTAGCTTGCTTCAAAAGAGGTTGAAAGATTATAAAAGATTATACGAGTAA
- the rpsF gene encoding 30S ribosomal protein S6: MNQYELALVVNAKIEDEEKVATLEEVKDLISRFGGTVTNVDDWGKKKLAYEIQKMKEGYYYFIQFEADSTVPNEIEQRIRIMEKVIRYLCIKKDA; encoded by the coding sequence ATGAATCAATATGAATTAGCCTTAGTTGTTAATGCGAAAATCGAAGATGAAGAAAAAGTAGCTACTTTAGAAGAAGTAAAAGACTTAATTAGCAGATTCGGTGGCACAGTTACCAATGTGGATGACTGGGGCAAAAAGAAATTAGCCTATGAGATTCAGAAAATGAAAGAAGGCTACTACTATTTCATCCAATTCGAAGCTGATTCTACTGTTCCAAACGAAATCGAACAAAGAATTCGTATTATGGAAAAAGTAATCAGATATTTATGCATCAAAAAGGATGCCTAA